The following proteins are co-located in the Phaeodactylum tricornutum CCAP 1055/1 chromosome 2, whole genome shotgun sequence genome:
- a CDS encoding predicted protein → DTNDGDEDPMEDGTQQIREEDEDGLDISGDRDDGGETTIVGIGPDGGGTARSERITTRYLTKYERARVLGTRALQISMNAPVMVDLDGETDPLRIAEKELRERKIPIIIRRYLPDGSHEDWSVDELVVD, encoded by the coding sequence GATACTAACGACGGCGATGAAGATCCCATGGAAGACGGCACACAACAGATTcgtgaagaagacgaagatggACTGGATATATCGGGAGATAGGGACGATGGTGGAGAAACGACGATTGTCGGAATTGGTCCGGACGGAGGTGGCACTGCGCGTTCAGAACGGATCACGACGCGCTATCTTACAAAATACGAGCGAGCCCGAGTGCTGGGAACAAGAGCTTTGCAAATAAGCATGAACGCACCCGTTATGGTGGATCTGGATGGGGAAACGGATCCCTTACGAATTGCCGAGAAGGAACTGCGGGAACGTAAAATCCCAATTATCATCCGACGTTACTTACCGGATGGATCTCATGAAGACTGGAGCGTAGACGAGCTAGTTGTGGACTGA
- a CDS encoding predicted protein: protein AVQKTENEWKTQLSSMQYYVLRQGGTEAPGFSVLQGEKRPGVFECVACGTPLFDSQFKFNSGTGWPSFARGMPGIEVEQLNPVQASLGGAELRCGTCGGHLGDVFQDGFLFIGTEAQKSGQRYCIDGAALLFRP from the coding sequence GCCGTACAAAAAACGGAAAACGAATGGAAGACACAACTCAGTTCGATGCAATATTATGTGTTGCGCCAAGGAGGTACAGAGGCCCCTGGGTTCAGCGTCTTGCAAGGTGAAAAACGCCCAGGCGTTTTCGAATGCGTTGCTTGTGGAACTCCGTTGTTTGACTCCCAGTTCAAGTTCAACAGTGGGACCGGTTGGCCTTCATTTGCCAGAGGTATGCCAGGAATTGAAGTTGAGCAACTGAATCCCGTGCAAGCTAGCTTAGGCGGTGCTGAACTACGATGCGGAACTTGCGGTGGTCATCTCGGAGACGTTTTTCAAGATGGATTTTTGTTCATTGGGACTGAAGCTCAGAAATCGGGCCAACGTTACTGTATTGATGGTGCTGCTTTGCTATTCCGACCT
- a CDS encoding predicted protein: protein MGDCRLKIKISLKLLSTSVEEPGGWLVFTKVWSSDTTICEVCDEHLDDAVVSINNLLRRREGFSAAHLWDCTSYPPRDVTDWPLKIFSQTQGSHSKTLFAAGWYPSGSLEVLPADESPQLASRSQYDDVQYNVQQGENSIVLHKKGKLAALTPTPTENVKPSELLRSVTSRFDRDDEKHRDLDAKAAQLRCENLQLAKSKQKARNQRLEIRIRNLENAGKQKNRSVSSQVRNMLIKSRATGAESLKMQDRVYFYCILVDDANEMCEPKEEYRYYSPQDTIGKICSQFTLPGKVSELLIWRSAESKDEARGDPYRRLPSLMRIYEAIGANYLTGINKILIRFYRAGIDEATPSIDNIAPIEIQDDKTKGSLIGSIPDINTTVTSHADVTAASQTKSSCEGQIDERLTLSIQALDEKSIKRKSSVTAQKVLQMKMKSKARGDSKRVKIEDRFFLELVIATETESNYRCEILPVFVALTDNLERIVRDFVDHPGGCKGWEILVPNADSSVFLRGTQTTMCLKELSEKGIIRQFNRIVIKLY from the coding sequence ATGGGCGATTGCCGCTTGAAGATTAAAATCTCTCTCAAACTTTTGAGTACAAGCGTCGAAGAACCAGGGGGGTGGCTGGTCTTTACAAAAGTTTGGAGCTCAGACACGACCATTTGTGAAGTCTGCGACGAGCATCTGGACGATGCCGTTGTCTCCATAAACAATCTGCTCCGGCGAAGAGAGGGTTTTTCAGCCGCGCACTTGTGGGATTGCACCAGCTATCCTCCTCGAGATGTAACTGATTGGCCCTTGAAGATCTTTTCGCAAACGCAAGGGTCACACAGTAAAACCCTTTTTGCTGCCGGATGGTATCCATCAGGATCGCTAGAAGTGCTGCCTGCTGATGAATCACCGCAGTTAGCGTCACGAAGTCAGTATGACGACGTACAATACAATGTGCAGCAAGGAGAAAACTCGATCGTTTTACACAAAAAGGGTAAACTGGCGGCTCTAACACCGACGCCAACCGAAAACGTGAAACCATCCGAACTGCTGCGGAGTGTTACTAGCCGTTTTGAccgtgacgacgaaaaacaCCGCGATCTCGACGCCAAGGCTGCGCAGCTCCGTTGCGAAAACCTCCAACTGGCAAAATCAAAACAAAAAGCTCGCAATCAGCGTCTAGAAATAAGGAttcgcaatctcgaaaacgcCGGAAAGCAAAAGAACCGATCTGTGTCTAGTCAAGTCCGCAACATGCTGATTAAAAGTCGGGCTACTGGGGCAGAATCTTTAAAAATGCAAGACCGTGTTTACTTTTATTGCATTCTAGTGGATGATGCCAATGAAATGTGCGAGCCTAAGGAAGAATATCGATATTACTCACCGCAAGATACCATCGGAAAGATTTGTTCGCAATTTACTTTGCCCGGGAAGGTATCGGAGCTACTCATTTGGCGCTCGGCGGAGTCAAAAGACGAAGCCAGAGGAGATCCATACCGTCGACTTCCATCACTAATGCGCATTTATGAAGCCATCGGCGCAAATTACTTGACAGGCATAAACAAGATCCTCATACGGTTTTACAGAGCGGGCATCGACGAAGCGACTCCAAGTATTGACAATATCGCGCCCATCGAAATCCAAGACGACAAGACCAAGGGATCGTTGATTGGAAGCATACCTGACATAAACACCACAGTGACTAGCCATGCGGATGTCACTGCAGCATCGCAAACGAAATCGAGCTGCGAAGGCCAGATTGACGAGCGATTGACCTTGTCGATCCAAGCATTAGATGAAAAATCCATTAAGCGCAAATCTTCAGTCACCGCTCAAAAGGTCTTGCAGATGAAGATGAAAAGTAAGGCAAGAGGTGACTCAAAGCGTGTCAAGATTGAAGACCGCTTCTTTCTCGAATTAGTGATTGCAACAGAAACGGAGTCCAACTACCGCTGTGAGATTTTGCCCGTGTTTGTAGCCTTAACAGACAACCTAGAGCGCATTGTTCGGGATTTTGTCGACCACCCAGGTGGCTGTAAAGGCTGGGAAATCCTTGTCCCGAATGCTGACAGTTCCGTTTTTCTTCGCGGCACTCAGACGACCATGTGTCTCAAAGAGTTGAGCGAAAAGGGTATCATTCGACAGTTCAACCGTATTGTCATAAAGTTGTATTGA
- a CDS encoding predicted protein: protein MNGHFLRSQRWLRLFQLYSLLAVTQSVDYYRLLGVSRRASPQEIKKAYRQKSLEHHPDKNKDENAAGVFAEINRAYEVLADDELKNIYDRSGAQGVTDFEQRNRNNNHGVDEDYFYSEQPRPKTETVSFPLSVTLEQMYSGDSFDIQYNRQTLCVDWEMCIKRDNSCHSNGMRMRIQRFGPSFQQQIKSRDDRCIAPGKRWVDQCSHCSSMTSKKGKMLKIEIPPGARKGQRLTFAGMADERAEHDTGDLVFILEQQPHEVFRRDHDDLHLTVQVPLVDALTNFSTTLNTVDGQPFNIHKDGVIDTGDVLKVPGMGMPNRSRPRQKGDLHVKFDVVFPEELSLRQKEMIRQAF from the coding sequence ATGAACGGCCATTTTCTTCGCTCACAGCGTTGGCTCCGTTTGTTTCAGCTCTACAGCTTGCTAGCTGTAACACAGTCTGTTGATTACTACCGACTGCTAGGCGTTTCACGGCGTGCATCACCACAGGAAATCAAAAAAGCCTACCGTCAAAAATCGTTGGAACATCATCCCGATAAAAACAAAGATGAGAATGCGGCTGGAGTATTCGCGGAAATTAACCGAGCGTATGAGGTTCTCGCGGACGACGAACTCAAGAACATATATGACCGCAGTGGGGCACAAGGCGTTACTGATTTTGAGCAAAGAAACCGTAACAACAATCACGGCGTTGATGAGGATTACTTTTACAGTGAGCAGCCGCGGCCTAAAACGGAAACAGTCTCGTTTCCTCTCAGCGTCACACTGGAACAGATGTACTCGGGTGACTCATTTGATATTCAATATAATCGCCAAACGCTATGCGTAGATTGGGAAATGTGCATCAAGCGGGACAATTCATGCCATAGCAACGGAATGCGGATGCGGATTCAAAGATTTGGACCTAGCTTTCAACAGCAAATTAAATCTCGAGACGACCGCTGTATAGCACCTGGAAAAAGATGGGTGGACCAATGCAGTCACTGCTCGAGCATGACTTCGAAAAAGGGCAAAATGCTTAAGATTGAGATTCCACCAGGCGCTCGGAAAGGGCAACGTCTTACCTTTGCTGGCATGGCGGACGAGCGTGCCGAGCACGATACCGGTGACTTGGTATTTATTCTAGAACAGCAACCTCACGAAGTCTTCCGAAGGGATCACGATGATTTACATTTGACTGTGCAAGTGCCATTAGTTGATGCATTGACCAACTTTTCAACGACGCTGAATACGGTCGATGGCCAACCATTTAATATTCACAAGGATGGTGTGATAGATACCGGAGATGTTCTGAAGGTGCCAGGAATGGGAATGCCTAACCGAAGTCGGCCACGACAAAAGGGAGATTTACATGTCAAATTCGATGTGGTTTTTCCGGAGGAGTTATCGCTCCGGCAAAAAGAAATGATACGTCAGGCATTC
- a CDS encoding predicted protein — protein MAHKLFLALLAFVTVLNASAFIAPARTRNPLSSVTVNAGYVPDGLTEEQYRKIKVSDAKKNKGKDLGRLGPTGFKSRSMQAWQEAFDQGKTGHSFAPLNYKEKMKKGLMKREDVPYMVRGGSWDNSDVKGAKKLKWSKEDKEYAKGGYKKEQSASILGSGPGFDWTGNGSKSALEKIKKNMPGFS, from the coding sequence ATGGCGCACAAATTATTTCTCGCTCTGCTGGCATTTGTGACAGTGTTGAACGCGTCGGCCTTCATTGCTCCGGCTCGTACACGGAACCCTCTGTCGTCTGTAACAGTGAACGCCGGGTACGTACCTGATGGCTTGACCGAGGAACAATATCGGAAAATAAAAGTGAGTGATGCGAAGAAAAATAAGGGAAAAGACCTTGGTCGTCTTGGACCGACAGGATTCAAGTCACGATCAATGCAAGCTTGGCAAGAAGCGTTCGACCAAGGCAAAACGGGCCACAGCTTTGCACCACTTAattacaaagaaaaaatgaAGAAAGGACTTATGAAGAGAGAGGATGTTCCTTACATGGTCCGTGGTGGGAGCTGGGACAACTCTGACGTCAAGGGTGCTAAGAAGCTCAAGTGGTCCAAGGAGGACAAGGAGTATGCCAAGGGCGGCTACAAGAAAGAACAGTCTGCTAGCATATTGGGTTCTGGACCTGGTTTTGACTGGACCGGAAATGGTTCGAAGAGCGCCCTTGAGAAGATTAAGAAGAATATGCCAGGATTTAGCTAA
- a CDS encoding predicted protein, with product MQTSSRLQRLAHDNDVTSLQQDDDHLDETLAMRKQATKQIQEAMEFVKDKEDYEEAVRLVPDIVEAETHACLFMRREDFNAWAAATRLAIYWKTRRETFAERAFRAMFDLSGGGCLNKEDVKDLKTGLVARLPADASGRSIYCIDHARMAGPESVVNEKRIRFLFFWISLAGQNRKAQKNGVVFLRIMDRPVVDRSANNRVLHFMSNGMAVRIEGFHLIYIPPTAKARRYSDNLVTLLLQILKQALGDRGNLHIGYSGIEVLPQLLPYGLEAEGLPATLGGSWTYDKLEAWIKYHQMVYQAPGKKPKSNNLPTIKGQAVLRSTGTRTSTNISQSSPFPAVQSNDRMVHRIRTFKFRVQRRKSVKQKIDSVGARYRRGIKLNPTKT from the coding sequence ATGCAAACAAGTAGTCGCCTTCAACGCTTAGCGCATGACAATGATGTGACAAGCTTGCAGCAGGATGATGATCACCTGGACGAAACTCTCGCAATGCGTAAGCAAGCTACCAAACAGATACAAGAAGCCATGGAATTCGTCAAAGATAAGGAGGATTACGAAGAGGCTGTCCGTCTCGTCCCAGACATAGTCGAGGCCGAAACGCACGCGTGCTTGTTTATGCGCCGTGAAGACTTTAACGCTTGGGCCGCCGCTACTAGACTCGCGATTTACTGGAAGACGAGACGAGAAACGTTTGCGGAGCGGGCTTTTCGGGCCATGTTTGATTTATCTGGAGGTGGATGCTTAAATAAAGAAGACGTGAAGGATCTCAAGACAGGTCTTGTTGCACGCCTTCCTGCGGACGCCAGCGGCCGTTCCATTTACTGTATCGATCACGCTAGAATGGCTGGACCAGAGAGCGTGGTAAATGAAAAGAGAATACGCTTTTTGTTCTTTTGGATTTCCCTGGCGGGTCAGAATCGGAAGGCGCAAAAAAACGGAGTGGTCTTTTTGCGAATTATGGACCGTCCCGTAGTGGATAGGAGTGCCAACAATCGGGTTCTTCATTTTATGAGCAATGGAATGGCTGTGCGGATCGAAGGGTTCCATCTTATTTACATCCCACCGACAGCTAAAGCGCGAAGATATTCTGACAATCTGGTTACTTTACTGCTTCAGATCTTGAAGCAAGCCTTGGGTGATCGCGGAAATTTGCATATTGGGTACTCGGGCATTGAAGTTCTTCCACAGCTCTTACCGTATGGCTTGGAAGCGGAGGGGTTACCAGCTACACTGGGTGGCAGCTGGACCTACGACAAACTTGAAGCGTGGATCAAATACCACCAAATGGTATATCAAGCTCccgggaagaagccaaaatcAAACAACCTTCCAACCATCAAAGGGCAAGCAGTCCTCAGATCGACGGGGACTAGAACTTCAACCAACATTTCGCAGTCatctccttttccagcaGTACAGTCCAACGACCGCATGGTACACAGAATTAGAACTTTTAAGTTCCGGGTTCAGCGCCGAAAAAGCGTCAAGCAAAAGATCGATTCAGTGGGCGCTCGATACCGCCGTGGAATAAAACTCAACCCCACCAAAACATAA
- a CDS encoding predicted protein: MVEHVVSDWPDDLHRVLNGTVATTVTTNDDDLLTQNDSSIVRETFRIYGTLYISAFVLYAILRRCYPWLFNVRGWVPELRCDLAQTKYGLISWFWKVFRVKDQDIFEQCGMDALCFIRAMRFGRNLGLMGSFNALWLIPVYMTAKEAPETEYLNDWLTEISVAHLPNRSSRYTGTLLATYITFLFTMYLILQEMHWYTYWRHRFLSQREPRNYAVYVAGIPDEWRSSKDLTAYFHNCTSKDSVLEAHVAMDLPSLEAKHLRRGDVVRKLEHAVALERRTGTTEKHHTISLSSGIEKVKTVAALEAELERLNREIPVDIQRIKRSSDRDISLPSRAAGVRDLIGSGNADIDWSPIDDQATDHDRPAVVTFIEIENSDPDKPIAIIDEDYCPRKRNLTMVDEYADSDVETSDESETADDTSPKHDNKSVSSTVNGNCVAASTSEDAEYVLQRFSREDGKMFEEHLGMHRALHRQDQISGLSSSDIDIADTTDIDEDIIRSAVGRLVVERSRCCSENESQGDTSSYDGFKRVEVVNTGTRALGQSLSVAGNSITSGSQAARQSFVASSRAAGGAIKKVAKDVNVDRVIKSAAEGGAQSIIKVGTTIVASASAVVPSLRIKGEGSTRNAGFVVFKNLYTVQSVLQMVHDARPYVMDCFEAPEPGDIFWRNVGLVAKARRVGNLLSVSATVVTCIFWSIPMTVIASLTEVNSLKEELPKLGRFIDRHPKAETVIVQLAPLILLIFNETILPSVLKYFARWEGHISATMLEASLFVKLGFFMIIQTFFVSAISGGITSELSNILSNPEMIIDLLANSLPAQSTYFVQIILASTFLLQSLELLRVYPLGVALLRRFFGPQLTANERRRTWWWLNSLEDPPDFWHAETFAQIILYFMVFFVYAVIAPFTSFVVLLCFTILESGYRYQLIHNYPRAFDTGGKLWYYFIQFILASMVIAQLTLIGLMALKQSTYASPVLIPLLVVTCLFIIYINSRHSVVARHLPTRNCIEADQHYVLVSEDDEEIGVHLSDFTFVYGKYLQPALQNEQVCPDYEDDEYGDAPNSLDGQQLDDDDLSILGQ, from the exons ATGGTGGAGCACGTTGTCTCGGATTGGCCAGACGACTTGCATCGCGTCTTAAACGGCACCGTTGCCACTACTGTCACCACGAATGACGATGATCTGCTCACACAGAATGATTCCAGCATCGTCCGCGAAACCTTTCGAATATACGGAACCTTGTATATTTCTGCCTTTGTGCTGTACGCAATTTTGAGACGGTGCTATCCGTGGCTGTTCAATGTACGCGGCTGGGTTCCAGAGCTACGATGTGATCTAGCGCAAACGAAATATGGACTCATATCGTGGTTCTGGAAAGTCTTTCGCGTGAAAGACCAAGATATCTTTGAGCAATGTGGAATGGACGCCCTTTGTTTCATTCGAGCCATGCGCTTCGGTCGTAATCTAGGCCTTATGGGATCCTTCAATGCTCTGTGGCTGATACCGGTCTATATGACAGCAAAGGAGGCGCCCGAAACTGAGTATCTGAACGATTGGCTGACAGAAATTTCGGTCGCACATCTTCCGAACAGGTCATCACGCTACACTGGAACGCTGCTGGCCACCTACATTACATTTCTGTTCACAATGTACTTGATTCTACAAGAGATGCATTGGTACACGTACTGGAGGCATCGCTTTTTATCACAGAGGGAACCCCGAAACTACGCCGTATATGTGGCAGGAATTCCTGACGAGTGGCGCAGTAGTAAAGACCTGACCGCTTATTTTCATAACTGTACTTCAAAAGACTCCGTTTTGGAAGCACACGTTGCGATGGATCTACCGAGCTTGGAGGCAAAGCATTTACGACGAGGTGATGTCGTTCGAAAGCTTGAGCACGCCGTGGCTTTGGAGAGAAGGACGGGAACTACTGAAAAGCACCACACTATCAGCCTCAGCTCCGGTATCGAGAAGGTAAAAACTGTTGCAGCCTTAGAGGCGGAACTGGAGAGATTGAACCGCGAAATTCCGGTAGATATTCAGAGAATTAAAAGAAGCAGTGACCGAGATATTTCGCTGCCGTCTAGAGCAGCCGGAGTACGCGATTTGATTGGAAGTGGCAATGCGGACATCGATTGGTCCCCTATCGACGATCAAGCCACTGACCACGATCGACCTGCAGTTGTCACTTTTATTGAGATCGAGAATTCAGACCCGGACAAGCCTATAGCCATTATTGATGAAGACTACTGTCCTCGAAAACGGAATTTGACGATGGTGGATGAATACGCTGACTCAGATGTCGAAACTAGTGATGAATCTGAGACTGCAGACGATACTTCACCGAAGCATGATAACAAAAGTGTCTCGTCTACAGTCAATGGAAATTGTGTTGCGGCGTCGACATCAGAGGATGCTGAGTACGTCTTGCAAAGGTTCTCTCGCGAGGACGGTAAAATGTTTGAGGAACACCTTGGCATGCATCGTGCTTTGCATCGGCAAGATCAAATATCTGGTCTCTCTTCATCCGACATTGATATTGCAGATACTACGGACATTGATGAGGACATTATTCGTTCTGCGGTGGGAAGACTCGTTGTGGAACGAAGTCGGTGTTGCTCTGAAAATGAGAGTCAGGGGGACACCAGCTCATATGACGGATTTAAGC GTGTAGAGGTCGTAAATACCGGGACTCGGGCCCTGGGTCAGTCACTTTCAGTCGCAGGAAACTCGATTACTTCAGGCTCACAAGCTGCTCGCCAATCGTTTGTGGCAAGCTCCAGAGCCGCAGGCGGAGCGATTAAAAAAGTTGCGAAAGATGTCAACGTTGACAGGGTCATTAAATCAGCGGCCGAAGGCGGAGCACAAAGTATCATCAAAGTAGGAACAACAATTGTCGCGTCTGCCAGTGCAGTTGTTCCTAGTCTCCGAATTAAAGGAGAGGGGTCTACGAGAAACGCCGGTTTTGTTGTCTTCAAGAATCTTTACACAGTACAAAGCGTTTTGCAAATGGTTCACGATGCGCGTCCTTATGTTATGGACTGCTTTGAAGCGCCTGAACCCGGGGACATCTTTTGGAGAAACGTTGGTCTCGTTGCAAAGGCACGCCGTGTAGGAAATCTTTTGAGCGTCAGTGCAACGGTTGTTACGTGCATCTTTTGGTCTATTCCGATGACAGTAATCGCATCTTTAACAGAAGTGAACTCCCTGAAAGAAGAGCTTCCCAAGCTGGGTCGTTTCATTGACAGACACCCTAAAGCTGAGACTGTCATAGTGCAGCTTGCACCCCTCATCCTCTTGATATTCAATGAAACTATTTTGCCCAGTGTCCTCAAATATTTCGCTCGCTGGGAAGGACATATTTCGGCAACCATGCTGGAGGCATCATTATTTGTTAAGCTTGGCTTTTTCATG ATTATTCAAACTTTCTTTGTCTCGGCAATCTCTGGAGGAATTACATCGGAACTATCAAATATACTGTCAAATCCAGAGATGATTATCGATTTGCTCGCGAATTCGCTCCCTGCCCAGTCGACATACTTTGTTCAAATTATTCTTGCGTCAACATTTCTGCTTCAATCTCTTGAACTTCTACGGGTCTATCCGCTCGGAGTTGCATTGCTACGCCGCTTTTTTGGACCGCAGCTCACGGCTAATGAGCGTCGCCGAACCTGGTGGTGGCTCAATTCTCTCGAAGACCCACCGGACTTTTGGCATGCAGAGACTTTCGCACAAATCATTCTTTACTTTATGGTGTTTTTTGTGTACGCTGTGATAGCTCCGTTTACGTCCTTTGTGGTGCTCCTGTGTTTCACAATTTTGGAAAGTGGATACCGGTATCAGCTTATTCATAACTACCCAAGGGCATTTGACACGGGTGGGAAATTGTGGTACTACTTTATCCAATTCATCCTGGCAAGCATGGTTATCGCTCAGCTTACTCTGATTGGTCTGATGGCTCTCAAACAGAGCACATATGCCAGTCCAGTTCTTATTCCTCTGCTAGTTGTCACCTGCT TATTCATAATCTACATTAATTCGCGGCATTCAGTGGTCGCACGTCATTTACCAACAAGAAACTGTATTGAAGCAGACCAGCATTACGTATTGGTATCtgaagatgatgaggaaATTGGTGTCCACCTCAGCGATTTTACATTTGTGTACGGTAAATATCTTCAGCCGGCTCTTCAAAACGAGCAGGTCTGTCCGGACTATGAAGACGATGAGTACGGTGACGCCCCGAACAGTTTGGATGGCCAACAATTGGACGACGATGACTTGTCTATTCTCGGGCAGTAG